A single region of the Maniola jurtina chromosome 21, ilManJurt1.1, whole genome shotgun sequence genome encodes:
- the LOC123876167 gene encoding uncharacterized protein LOC123876167: MANKKNKIKRSKREHKKFKIQVMANCRRVVSAHKNRPQANELDMTEIVNESPSNVPTIGVLKNVGVSEELDPKSDECLAPERNIKHRETKGKRQFKKKGD, encoded by the exons atggcaaataaaaaaaacaaaataaaacgcAGTAAAAGAGAACATAAGaagtttaaaattcaagtgATGGCTAATTGTCGGAG AGTTGTTTCAGCACATAAAAATAGACCACAAGCTAATGAATTGGATATGACTGAAATCGTAAACGAGAGTCCCTCAAATGT accTACGATTGGAGTTTTAAAGAATGTTGGGGTTTCGGAAGAACTTGATCCAAAAAGTGACGAATGTCTTGCACCAGAACG taaCATCAAACATCGAGAGACAAAAGGAAAAaggcagtttaaaaaaaaaggagacTAA
- the LOC123876049 gene encoding jerky protein homolog-like: MEKWGFGLSRSEILEIVAEYVRVNNIQTPFKNNTPGPDWFINFRKRHGLSIKKAQPVEYVRRKMTDPFVIAEYFDLLNKTLQDLNLLENPESIWNLDETSLCLDPTKTKVVGKKNKPCARTTYGSGKENITVLAGASASSKKLPPLIIFKGKFVWDQWMTDLNKDDYDFELTYAASTKGWMGTEIFHNYFEKVLIPSLGEERPALIIYDGHSTHVDARVVELAVRNNVTILKLPPHTSHLLQPLDISVFKSFKAIWDAQLVEWQRRNVGTKMPKNVFAKTMADTWQQTNPEVIKSGFKKAGIYPFNAHVIPIDKYDPDAYQRYKKTLLAHTLKQPKSLKEICIESFNNQFATANETIEITDNNYVALLSEESRNDAQMLPFEARHPSQVPACLQNSKQTKSKINIISNIVIKKASQVPLQNPSQLDRSVSFEELLLRKIQQDKKNCAPTKKKRVTKGAEVITAAFLSELPQCTLTNFLSLLFPKQIILLSDIFRVDEEDPYPDSGSEYIPSRSPSPTALDLIDILEDNHSQNDQDP, encoded by the coding sequence ATGGAGAAATGGGGATTTGGGCTCTCAAGATCAGAAATATTGGAGATAGTGGCTGAATATGTGCGCGTAAACAATATTCAGACACCATTTAAGAATAACACGCCTGGACCAGATTGGTTTATCAACTTCCGAAAACGTCACGGTTTGTCCATCAAAAAAGCACAACCCGTAGAATATGTGCGAAGAAAAATGACAGATCCATTCGTCATTGCTGAATATTTTGATTTGCTGAATAAGACCTTACAAGATTTAAATCTTTTAGAAAATCCAGAATCGATTTGGAACTTGGACGAAACATCATTGTGTCTGGATCCGACCAAAACAAAAGTGGTCggaaaaaaaaataaaccatGTGCAAGGACCACCTATGGAAGTGGAAAGGAAAACATCACTGTGTTAGCAGGAGCGAGTGCCAGTAGTAAAAAGTTGCCGCCTTTGATTATTTTCAAAGGAAAATTTGTTTGGGACCAATGGATGACTGATCTTAATAAAGATGATTACGATTTCGAATTGACATATGCTGCAAGTACTAAAGGTTGGATGGGAACAGAAATTTTTCACAATTATTTCGAAAAAGTACTCATCCCAAGTCTCGGCGAAGAGCGACCAGCCCTTATAATTTATGACGGGCATTCAACGCACGTCGATGCCAGGGTTGTGGAGCTTGCGGTCCGAAACAATGTAACTATCCTCAAATTACCCCCACATACATCACATTTGTTGCAACCGCTTGATATTTCAGTATTTAAATCCTTCAAAGCAATATGGGATGCACAACTGGTAGAGTGGCAGAGAAGAAACGTTGGTACGAAAATGCCAAAAAACGTTTTTGCAAAAACTATGGCAGATACTTGGCAACAAACGAACCCCGAAGTTATAAAGAGTGGATTTAAAAAGGCAGGAATATACCCTTTCAATGCACATGTCATACCTATTGATAAATATGATCCAGACGCTTATCAAAGATATAAGAAAACTTTACTTGCCCACACACTCAAACAGCCAAAGTCACTCAAAGAAATATGCATTGAATCATTCAACAATCAGTTTGCTACAGCTAATGAAACGATAGAAATAACAGACAATAATTACGTTGCCCTGCTATCTGAAGAATCAAGAAATGATGCCCAAATGTTGCCCTTTGAAGCCAGACACCCGAGCCAAGTACCAGCATGTTTGCAGAATTCGAAGCAAACAAAatccaaaataaatataatatcaaacATAGTCATAAAGAAAGCATCGCAAGTACCACTTCAAAACCCATCACAACTTGATCGATCAGTCTCATTTGAAGAATTATTGCTGAGAAAAATTCAACAGGATAAAAAGAATTGTGCTCCAACCAAAAAAAAACGTGTCACAAAAGGTGCGGAAGTAATAACTGCAGCCTTTCTATCGGAATTGCCCCAATGCACCTTAACTAATTTTCTCAGTCTACTATTTCCTAAGcaaattattttactttcagaTATCTTCcgagtggatgaggaagacCCATATCCAGATTCAGGCTCTGAGTATATACCATCCAGATCGCCATCGCCAACTGCCTTGGATCTAATTGATATTTTAGAAGATAACCATTCTCAAAACGACCAAGACCCTTAA